CGATCCGTTTCGAAATCTTCGGACCGGAGGGGCATGAGGCAAAAGGTCAGGCAGCGTATTTTCCCTCGACCAGCCGTCTGATCGAACTGCTTTTCGGCGCCAAAGGCGCCTTCGCTTATCTGCCCGATTTCGCAGGCCATATCACTTTTCAGGTCAAGGATCTGCCCGCGACGCCGCGGCCTGGGCAGCAGCCGGTGATCATATTTTCCGAGGGCGACTTGGTTATCCGGGCTATTCCCGGCCATCACCGCGACGCGCCTTCGGTGATCTATCGCATCGACCACGGCGGAAAAAGTTTGACGTTCTCCGGCGATATAGACGCTGACGGCTTGGACAATTTGCGAAAGATAGCCACGGACACAACGCTCCTGGTTTTCAACTCCGTTGTTTTGGATCCGCCGGAAGCGCCGCCCATTCTCTACACTTTGCATAGTCCGCCCGAGGCGATCGGACGCTTGGCTAATGACAGCAAAGTGCATGGCCTTCTATTGGCGCATCTCTCACCTGCGACTGACGAAAACCGCGGCGAAGTCGAAACCTCCATTCGTCGGTTTTACGCCGGACCTATCACCTTTGCCTCGGACAAACTTCGAATAGAACCTTAGGTTTGGAACTCGCTGGATCTTCGAGCCGGTTCTCCAATCGTCAGCTGCGAACGAAGCCGCCGCCGCGCCGAATTATCTTTGCCACCGGTCCAAGGACGGCTGCGCATTGCCGAGTTCGCAGCCGCGTGAATCTATTGGCCTGGCTTTGCGTTTTCTTTCCAAGCACGGGGCGTTCATGACGTGCGGCATAATCTTCCGTGACTATCGAGGTACCTTTCCCACAAGGCCAATTTGAAGACAGCGATCGTCGCACGATCACCAGCGCCAAGCGGGTCATTTTCAACAGCCGGCTGCAACGATCCATTGGATTATGGAGATACCTCTAGAACATCGCAAAGGAGTGCTAAGAAGCGCCGTTTTTCGATGGCAGACTTCATAGCTGCGTGGGAGCTTCATCAGAACTGCGCTGTTGCCGAACATGTGAACGAATAGATTCAATTCTTATCGACGATCATGGCCCGGGCCTTGAATGCACTTTTCGGGTGGAAGAGATATCCCATGCACGAATGACCAAAGCGATTTGGTCGGGTGCGCTTTTTTTGAATGTCTGGTCAATCTGAAGGGTGATCGATG
The Methyloferula stellata AR4 DNA segment above includes these coding regions:
- a CDS encoding MBL fold metallo-hydrolase: MTHYRQRRRIFYLFLTLFGLATAAIGQELPADRATAKVPALALVVLGSGGPGAVGRAGSSHLVLVDGVPRILVDAGPGSFVRLGETGLPLDKIDIQLLTHLHADHAGELPGLFKARAVAVHAPIRFEIFGPEGHEAKGQAAYFPSTSRLIELLFGAKGAFAYLPDFAGHITFQVKDLPATPRPGQQPVIIFSEGDLVIRAIPGHHRDAPSVIYRIDHGGKSLTFSGDIDADGLDNLRKIATDTTLLVFNSVVLDPPEAPPILYTLHSPPEAIGRLANDSKVHGLLLAHLSPATDENRGEVETSIRRFYAGPITFASDKLRIEP